TTAAGACTATATTATTTCTTCCCACTTAGGATACTGTGAATTGACAGAATATAATTGCATTGAACAAGTCATGTCGTACATTCAAGAATGTACCATGATGGAGTACACTAATATCATTTTTAAGTTGATTACTAGTGTTAATTATGAATTAGTGGCCCTGTGATAAGTGAAGCTCTGGTTTCGGTGCAGCATCATTCTTATCCTGTACTGTAGTGTGACAGATTGAATTATTATACAATACTTTCAAATAATGTTATCCAATAATTACTCATCAATAAATGAGGTTATGATGAGCTTTGAAATGTGTAATCTGCTGCTGCTGTTGTATGAGTATCTGAGACATTGCAGAAGATTCAGATACTCAATTGTGATGCTCTTGAGGAATGTGAAAGGAAGAACTAGGAGGTATTAACTCTCGATAACAATACTCAATCTTATATTTATTACTATACTTTATCCAGTCGAATAGAAATGAGTACTactatgtaaataaataaataaacgtGTTTGAGAGAGCTGCAAGAGATACCTCATTAGTCATTATGCATTTCCACATCAGAATTAGAATTCAGAAGATGAGACTAGTAAGTGAAGCTTGAAATCTTGATATTCTGCGAGATTCATGTATTGTCTGCAAAGATGGATATGAATGTAAGGTCACAAGGTTGAGTTGAATGTTAACCGTTATTCGTCAAGCCATTTTGAAGCAAAATGACTCAACAGTGGCATCTGACTGTTAGCTGTCCTACCTACCTAACTTACATGTCAAATTTTAGTTATGGTTTGGAAATTTTAGTTATGGTTTGGAAGTGTGTTAGTTCAATGAATATATATTAAATGAAATTAAGCTGAGTCAATTTAGTTTCATTAAGCAAAGTACGCGTAGGGCTTCTGAGATTTATTAAATGAAagtaaaaatttgaaaagaaattcaCCTTAACACTCGCTTTAATTGCCAAATAAGAGTTGCAAACCTACAAACATTTATATTCAGGCTAATACAACAAAATCATCATTCAAATTGAGTGCCCCTCTCAACAGACCGAAAgtacataataaataaagacTAGAGAAAAGGCGAAGATAGGAAAGGCATCTATCTAATTGTCTAGTAAGAGAACTAAAATGTTTTGCCCCCTTCCTTAAATGCCAACTAAATAACATAGCTAACTAAAAGTAATCACTTTCGTGATTAATCTACAAGACTTCAATTTTGTTATCCTGTGCCAACTAATAGCAGATCTAACTAAAAATAATCACTTTAATGATTCAATATACAGGACTTCAATTTTGTTATCCTCCCTTGTCCTTCAGTCTCCCATTCTGTTCATATCAGAGAAGTCATCTATTGATCCCAACTTTTCCAGGATCAGTCTTTCTTGCTTAGCATCTGTTTTGCACGTAGTTAAGAAGTTCTTGTTGAAAGCAAATCAAAATGCCGTCGAGAAAAATGTCTAGATAAAGAATATACCATGCTAccaatggattttctggaaaaaaaaaatggttTTTCTAATGGAGCATAGGTTCATGATAAAGACAAGTTTGATTGTACAATTTATATACAGCTACATAATGCAAGGAGAGATACCTAGCAAGGATACATTCCTGATCAGGGTTTTCAGTAAAATTGGAGTGCAGGGCATTCCCAATGCAATCCACTATAGCTGAGGTAGTCATTGAGGACTCTACGCATAAAATTGCTGTGATGGCATCTAATCGGGTCACTCATTTCTGAACATCAGCCTTGCATGAGCTGTCATTAAAGATCAAAAGCAAATAAGAGGATAAGGAAGTTAAATGGGTAATTTCACCATAGTTCCAGTTACATACCTTGAGCTAGGCGTATTAAACTTTCCAGCATCCGGACGGTGGTCCTGGCTACATTGCAAATTTGGAACTTAATTTAACGACATAAATTGATGAGCATTAAACTTGATTTAGAAAGGGACATATTTATCTGAAACCTGCATTATGAGTTGCAGACTTCCTTTGAAGTTGATAATAGCTAGATATGACTCTTTCGGCTTCTCTTGTAAGGACTGGCTTGAAAGTTTCTTTCACATAGTGTAAGTACCTGCAAGATTAGAAATAACCAAGAGTCTCTTACCGAGCCAActacataaaaaattaagaaattcaGAAACTTAAAAGCTCTATCTAATTTGAAAACCTTCTATGAGACAGAGAATTCAATGGAGACTGATTTGGTATACAACTAACTTCACTATTTTAAATGAGAAAGAAATGTTTTATCGTATTTTTAATTAGGATAGCAAGAGGAAAGAAAACGAAGCAAGAAATTAAGTTGGGATGTAGAAAAACCAATGCAAGATAGGATTCAaacttctttttcctttttatgcATGTTATCCATGGTCGTCAGCTGCATATTTCACCTCTTGAGTGTAGAAAGAGGCCATACTTTTGCTAGATCTTCATCGTTGTTGGCTCTATCAGGTTCTGCCTGAATATTAGTTTTCATAAAAGTGTTATATCTGTACCCACAGGAAGCTTTTTAATGCAGATGGTCATAGATTACCTCAGAAAGAATATGGGATGAAACTACTGCATCCCATTCAGGATTCTTTGTATCCAAGAGCACAAGGACAATATCAAACCTGCTAAGTAAAGGACCAGAGAGTGTTGTATTGACAGACAGAGCTACCTTGTGTTAAGTTGGACAAGTAATAAACTGAAGCAACTGTGAATTTAGCGGCAAACGAGGTTGCTATAATTACTACATTGATAGTTCAGAAATTTCTAAGCTAGCAGCTAGAGAAAAAAATTTCGTGGACTAGAAATTGTACATCAGTAATACCGAACAATTTTTAAACGTCAATTTAGAATAGTATTAGACAAATATATATTGACTGAAGTGATACGTTGATCGGGGTCATATTGCCCTTTAGGATTTGTGGCACCAAATACCGTTGTTCTAGTGCTGAGTGTTGTTACAAGACCAGCCTGGACAAAGCATGAGAGTATGTAAGCAGCAGCGATTCTTTTCACCACAAGATACATGTCTGTATTGAGAAAAGCAGAAGTTCATTCAGGTTTTGCGTAATATTCAAATATTTCACCCTACCTTAGCTACACTTATTGTTTGCTGCTCCATGGCTTCATGTATTGTTGCCCTGTCATGTTCCCTCATGCTGGGAAAAAGGAAGTTTATATAAACAATGCTAAGTATCATAAACAACTCCGCTGGAATTTCCATAAATCTAAACTTCTCATAAATGCATCCACTGAAAACTACCCTGACCAACTTGAAGTGACAAATTTGGTATGATGATGAAGAGTAGAACAAATGTGATGTAAATCTTGTTAACCCTCTTACTGTGACTATATACATTCTTGTGTCCTTCATAAAGTGCTTACCTATCGAATTCATCTATGCAGCACAATCCTCCATCTGCTAAAACAAGGGCTCCAGCTTCCAACATCCACTCACCTAAAAATTCCATAAATTGGCCATGCACTTAGCAAAACCAATTACAAGATACACAGATTCATGCATGTCTACATTTAGACGAGTTAATAATGTGGGCTATTTATCAGTAAAAATTGATGTATGGAAATTTGCCTCCATCCTTCACTGCAGTAACCGTCAATCCAGCACTTGTGCTTCCCAGCCCAGTGGTAATAACAGATCTATTGCTCAATTTCGCTGCAAATTTCAGAAACTGAGACTTTCCAGTGCCTATATCAAACATAAAAAGGCAAGTTATAGAAAACGAGGACCAACTTTATTTTGtcatttcttttattccttAAGTCGATGATAAGAATTCACAAAACAGTTAACAAACAGTTCAGATATATAATTAAGAAAACTGCACTAAAGCTAACAGCATATAGAAATTTCTCGTATAAGTCCGACTATTATGTGGTcacttttcaaatttccttttcTTGGTTGAACATCATTGAACAAGTAGTGGCATAACTGAAGCACAACAAAGAACTTAATTGGTAGAACTCGCCTTTTTTTGTCTAATCGAAGTCACTTTCACGGGTGTGTTGTAGTATTCATGaagcaataaaaaaaatcatctatGCTACAAACTTGAAACAAGTAATAACAATAGTAGCATTGCTCATATAAATCACATTAGCAATAGATTGCATACCAGGATCACCAACCAAGAGTAAGTGAGATTCCCCTCTTACCCTTGTTCCAGAAGCATCGACATGTTGAACACCTCCTATAAGTGTTAATGCAACTGATTGAAAGACAACAGACATGAAATGAGAAAGAAGATCATAACTGATATCTTGATAGTAGTATTTTAGTTTGCTGACATGAATATAGAAACAAAATGAATGAGAGCCTCCATATCACACTTTTGCTGCCCATCTAACTCCAGTCCAGGACTAATTTCTTTATATAAAATCTTTGCAAATTCAAGTATTTCCATCTATGATCTTTATGAGGTTCCTCTCCTGAATGAAACCAAATGGGACCTATAGAGATCATGTTATCATCTATAAGATCCTCATTTCCACATGCCTAGATCAAGCGAGTCTTATTGCATCTAATCTAAGTACTCATTTATGGTTTGCAAAaaattgttttgatttaaaatttttcataaatttaACCCCTTCTACCTTGTCTTTCTCTGTATCATATTTAAGTCTGTTGCATAAACTTTCTCTCCAACATGCACAAAAGAATTTGGGATCTTGGAATTTAAAAGTCAAAATCCATCATAGATAGACGTCATTTGTTTATCAAAatggaaaatataaaatatgtcaAAGCAACAACAAATCCTTGAGAAAAATAGCAATATGTAAATAGCCATCACCATAAATATATGTGTTTACCGGCCAGCTTGACAGTAAACAGGCCAAATACTTGTGGGCAAATTCCTCGAAGAATAGCATTCCTCCCTGGATCATTTTGAAACATCCAAGAAGTtaagaaaatatgaaattaaatgATACAAAGGATAACCAAGATACGTGTTCTTGGATACCACCTTTTAAGGGTGCATCTTTGAAATGGTCCCAGAACTGCTTGAATTTTGTAACTAAGTCATCAGAAATGTCCATTTCTGACTTCAGTTGATTGGTCCTCCTGAAACAAGGAGAATGCTCTGCTTCCATTAAACTGAGAGTAACTGACTTCAATTTATAGTATAACTTAATTCAATGAAATCATTCAATGTGTGCTCCACTTAGGATATTATTCATATAATATGTGAATTATACTATCTGACTGACAACCTATTATGTGGTTTGCAATAGGACAGAAAAGGGAAGCAGACAAGCAGTGGCAAATCAGTTCCTAGGAGTAATTAAATCATTAAGGAACATTCATGATAGACCAAATGTTGCAAATGAAGACACGGCCAAAGGAAAGAAAGCATTTTGAAGGTGGAAGATGGTGAAGCCAGAAAAATCTACAATTCAGTCCTGAAGAATATGGGTGGCATGGATCTATCCTCAGACCAGCTACCAAAGGGGCGCTGACACAGAAACTACTGTGCCAAAACACAATCAACCAAAATGATTACTCTATTATATGAACTGTAGTTAGCATTAATTATGATCATTCAACGGCAGGTTGAGAAAAAACTCATCTTCTTGAGGAGGAATTTCATAAGAAAACAGTACCAGTTAAAAAGAACATGAGAAATGAATGATAAGCCAAGTTAGGAGATAAGGTTTGCATCACAACCACAAGTATCACCAGACTGCCCATAAATTATGAGTAAGGGAGAGAGTTTAGGAGAtgcataaataaatatttatacaatttaCCATGAAAAGAAACAAGAAGAATGACAAATGCTAGTAAGTTCTTTTTGCTTAACAAGGTTTTAAAGGCAAAGAAAGAGAACTTCTTCACCTTACATTGTTGGCTATTAATACAGGATCAAGGTCACAGCGCACATCTTTCAACTCTGGAGACCATTTTGCAGTCAAGAGACCAGTGACAATCACATCATCTGCAAGTAAAAGAGAATTGAAGTCCTCAACcagcccaaaaaaaaaaaaaaaaagaaaaatttgcaTTTATGTTCCAGCACTCTAGCTTTAGCTTGTGAGAGATCATCAATTGTTAAGGGGAAAAAAAGGTTACcttttattttaactaaaaatagaagaatGTATGTCCAGAATATTCAATTTAGGTAGAGACATAATACATTAACTTATTTTAACCAGCTTTCCTACATACTTCTTAGTCTAGGAAGAAAACAGTTGTTAAAATACCATGTGCATGTCATGCAATCATATTGAAGAGAAAAAGAATCAAAGCTGATGTAAATACCTCCAGctttaacaacatcaaccagATCATCATGCAAGATGACAAGAATTGAACGAGGAATGGCCCCAACACCTAACACCTGTGTACTTTCTTGGATTTTTATCTCCTGATAATCATGGCATACTATAGTATTTTCTACATACTGGAAGTTTGTGCCTCCACAGGGCTTCAATTTCTGCCATTAGGAACAATTAAAACAACCAAATGAAAGATATGCTATCATCGGATCTACAGAAGAACAAAGACATAGTACTGCAGGATGGAGtttccaaaatcaatttttaagcTTCCTGGGAAAATTTGCAGGTTTAATATGCTGCACTCCCCAACTTAGAGAAAGAAACTTAACACAGCAGTGCAAGCGAACACATTTCTAATGTTACATTTTAATACATGGCATCTGGGGTGAAATGAAATATTTAATCTCAGATGTAGAAGATACCTGCATGGGGCAAATTGAAGGTAATGATATGGAGTTTCGAGCTTCAACCTCAGGATAAACTGTGAAGCTGTATGCATGCTTTGTTAATCCAATTAACATATTGCTTAATGTGATGAACAAAATGCAGCAAAGCTAACCATCATTTACTAAACTTCATCTTACCATCTACCATCACACGTGATAATCCTGAGCTAATCCTAATCTTATCCTTAGGACATATAATTTAACGAAAAACATggattgaaaa
This sequence is a window from Arachis stenosperma cultivar V10309 chromosome 10, arast.V10309.gnm1.PFL2, whole genome shotgun sequence. Protein-coding genes within it:
- the LOC130954857 gene encoding LOW QUALITY PROTEIN: probable DNA helicase MCM9 (The sequence of the model RefSeq protein was modified relative to this genomic sequence to represent the inferred CDS: inserted 1 base in 1 codon); translation: MEVQLQSDPWEWEKPMATYLLRYHSDQLRSIASSPDPNLHYPLFIDFAELMEEHPHLARLIFSQPTPYLQAFDNAALLSHRIVVRDLEQEKNVVEKNFIHVRINISGSPLECSETFPTIGRVRVQHRGILLTVKGTVIRSGAIKMHEGERKYMCNKCKKSFTVYPEVEARNSISLPSICPMQKLKPCGGTNFQYVENTIVCHDYQEIKIQESTQVLGVGAIPRSILVILHDDLVDVVKAGDDVIVTGLLTAKWSPELKDVRCDLDPVLIANNVRRTNQLKSEMDISDDLVTKFKQFWDHFKDAPLKGRNAILRGICPQVFGLFTVKLAVALTLIGGVQHVDASGTRVRGESHLLLVGDPGTGKSQFLKFAAKLSNRSVITTGLGSTSAGLTVTAVKDGGEWMLEAGALVLADGGLCCIDEFDSMREHDRATIHEAMEQQTISVAKAGLVTTLSTRTTVFGATNPKGQYDPDQPLSVNTTLSGPLLSRFDIVLVLLDTKNPEWDAVVSSHILSEAEPDRANNDEDLAKVWPLSTLKRYLHYVKETFKPVLTREAERVISSYYQLQRKSATHNAARTTVRMLESLIRLAQAHARLMFRNEXTRLDAITAILCVESSMTTSAIVDCIGNALHSNFTENPDQEYAKQERLILEKLGSIDDFSDMNRMGD